One window from the genome of Longimicrobiales bacterium encodes:
- a CDS encoding type II secretion system F family protein has product KIEEKKSSIDLGELMGGGVSTRDIVIFTRQFATMINSGLPLVQSLDILAKQSENKSLRKVIEQVLYDVESGQTLADAMRNHEKTFPALYVNMVAAGEAGGILDTILLRLAVFLEKADALKRKIKGAMIYPSVILTVAVGAVAVLLIFVIPTFQTMFESAGIQLPGPTAFVIFLSETLQARWYVFVITIAAIAIFLRQYYKTPGGELVLDKALLNAPVFGNLQRKTAIARFTRTLGTLVASGVSILDGLEITAKTSGNRVLHDAIMESRTSIAGGETISEPLKRSGVFPPMVVSMINVGEQTGGLDEMLTKIADFYDDEVDAAVEALLAAMEPIMIVFLGVIVGGMIVAMYLPIFEMINAVG; this is encoded by the coding sequence TCAAGATCGAGGAGAAGAAGAGCTCGATCGATCTGGGCGAGCTCATGGGCGGCGGTGTCTCGACGCGCGACATCGTCATCTTCACGCGGCAGTTCGCGACGATGATCAACTCCGGCCTGCCGCTGGTGCAGAGCCTGGACATCCTGGCGAAGCAGAGCGAGAACAAGTCGCTGCGGAAGGTCATCGAGCAGGTGCTCTACGACGTCGAGTCCGGCCAGACGCTGGCGGACGCGATGCGCAATCACGAGAAGACGTTCCCGGCGCTGTACGTGAACATGGTCGCGGCCGGTGAGGCCGGCGGTATCCTGGACACGATCCTGCTGCGCCTGGCCGTCTTCCTCGAGAAGGCGGACGCGCTCAAGCGGAAGATCAAGGGCGCGATGATCTACCCGAGCGTCATCCTGACCGTCGCGGTCGGCGCGGTCGCGGTGCTCCTCATCTTCGTCATCCCGACGTTCCAGACGATGTTCGAGAGCGCCGGCATCCAGCTGCCGGGTCCGACGGCGTTCGTCATCTTCCTGTCGGAGACGTTACAGGCGAGATGGTACGTGTTCGTGATCACGATCGCAGCGATCGCGATTTTCCTGCGGCAGTATTACAAGACGCCGGGCGGTGAGCTGGTGCTGGACAAGGCGCTGCTGAACGCACCAGTGTTCGGCAACCTGCAGCGCAAGACGGCCATCGCGCGCTTCACGCGTACGCTCGGCACACTGGTCGCGTCCGGCGTGTCGATCCTCGACGGCCTGGAGATCACGGCGAAGACATCCGGCAACCGCGTACTGCACGACGCGATCATGGAGTCGCGCACGAGCATCGCGGGCGGTGAGACGATCAGCGAGCCGCTCAAGCGCAGCGGCGTGTTCCCGCCGATGGTGGTCAGCATGATCAACGTCGGTGAGCAGACGGGCGGCCTGGACGAGATGCTCACGAAGATCGCCGACTTCTACGATGACGAGGTCGACGCCGCAGTGGAGGCACTGCTGGCGGCGATGGAGCCGATCATGATCGTGTTCCTCGGCGTGATCGTCGGCGGCATGATCGTGGCCATGTACCTGCCGATCTTCGAGATGATCAACGCGGTAGGGTAG